A window from Synechococcus sp. RSCCF101 encodes these proteins:
- a CDS encoding DUF547 domain-containing protein, giving the protein MRDPLIWDGLLRRYVDSAGRVDYENWQRHDRDTLQSWLEGQSRHTSDRADHLAHWINLYNAFTIQAVLRAYPIASIRPTLLGLPNWPALLAFFNRRLHRLDGASISLAWIENVMLRRLGDPRIHFAIVCASRGCPLLRNHAYEPGRIDRQLDEDRNRFIRNSEKVHLEGDRGLLFCSRIFQWYRSDFLASASSVAEYILPHLDDAAAVSPAALRLVHLPYDWGLNQRTSS; this is encoded by the coding sequence ATGCGTGATCCGCTGATCTGGGACGGGCTGCTGCGTCGCTACGTCGATTCGGCCGGCCGGGTGGATTACGAGAACTGGCAGCGGCACGATCGCGACACCCTGCAGTCGTGGCTGGAGGGCCAGTCACGTCACACGTCTGATCGTGCGGACCATCTGGCGCACTGGATCAACCTCTACAACGCCTTCACGATTCAGGCCGTTCTGCGGGCCTATCCGATCGCCTCCATCCGTCCCACCCTGCTGGGGCTGCCCAACTGGCCCGCTCTGCTGGCCTTCTTCAACCGGCGGCTGCATCGGCTGGATGGAGCGTCCATCAGCCTGGCCTGGATCGAGAACGTGATGCTGCGGCGTCTGGGGGATCCGCGCATTCACTTCGCCATCGTCTGCGCCTCGCGGGGCTGTCCGCTGCTGCGAAACCATGCCTATGAGCCCGGACGCATCGATCGCCAGCTCGATGAGGACCGCAACCGGTTCATCCGCAATTCCGAGAAGGTTCACCTCGAGGGGGATCGGGGCCTTCTCTTCTGCAGCCGCATCTTCCAGTGGTACCGCTCCGATTTCCTGGCCTCCGCCAGCTCGGTGGCGGAGTACATCCTTCCCCACCTGGACGATGCCGCTGCGGTCTCTCCAGCGGCGCTTCGCCTGGTGCATCTCCCCTACGACTGGGGCCTGAATCAGCGCACGTCCTCGTAG
- a CDS encoding alpha/beta fold hydrolase — protein sequence MVDLLTAGNRFARRAPRILCGESFGACLALQVAASHPELIDALILINPASSAMGQPWIRWGADLVSSLPRAIYGLSAAALLPFLIAQHRVSPANQRALLQAMRSVQPRSAAWRLSLLADFSARQLPLERIEQPVLLLASGADRLLPSVAEAAALSQRFRRASTVQLPGSGHACLLERKIRLGALVNEHAVALA from the coding sequence ATGGTCGACCTGCTGACTGCGGGGAACCGCTTCGCGCGCCGCGCACCCCGGATTCTCTGCGGCGAATCCTTCGGAGCCTGCCTGGCTCTGCAGGTGGCGGCGAGCCATCCTGAACTGATCGATGCCCTGATCCTGATCAACCCCGCCTCCTCGGCCATGGGGCAGCCATGGATTCGCTGGGGAGCGGACCTCGTGTCCTCGCTGCCGCGCGCCATCTACGGCCTGTCGGCTGCGGCCCTGCTGCCCTTCCTGATTGCGCAGCATCGCGTGTCCCCGGCCAATCAGAGGGCCCTGCTCCAGGCGATGCGCTCGGTGCAGCCCCGCAGTGCCGCCTGGCGCCTCTCCCTGCTGGCGGACTTTTCAGCCCGGCAGCTGCCGCTGGAGCGGATTGAGCAGCCGGTGCTGCTGCTGGCGTCGGGGGCTGATCGTCTGTTGCCATCGGTGGCCGAAGCCGCAGCCCTCAGCCAGCGTTTCCGCAGGGCTTCCACCGTTCAGCTGCCCGGCAGCGGTCACGCCTGCCTGCTCGAACGCAAGATTCGCCTCGGTGCCCTGGTGAACGAGCACGCCGTTGCGTTGGCCTGA
- a CDS encoding 1-acyl-sn-glycerol-3-phosphate acyltransferase: MTPFQTLNRSASPPLLASRALLRALNTSVSIEHADRVPESSRVVVVSNHRSLLDVPLVMALLNRSVRFAAHAYMGNVPALREFVTAMGAYPFTAGGNRNADYFRQTSDLLLARQTVGIFPEGPQPMTQAGSPPASLSPFHRGFAHLAYRAPVDRLMVLPVAIASRDEHAFGLAPFRLFQWMDPSEPLFAQQGWHHATVYRQVHLTVGHPVLIDEPARRRYRGRRGALLARELTRHCRDDIAAMLRRACV, encoded by the coding sequence ATGACTCCGTTCCAGACCCTGAATCGATCAGCCAGCCCTCCGCTGCTCGCTTCTCGCGCTCTGCTGCGGGCCCTGAACACCTCGGTGTCGATCGAGCATGCCGATCGTGTGCCGGAATCCAGTCGTGTTGTGGTGGTGAGCAATCACCGCAGCCTGCTCGATGTGCCCCTGGTGATGGCTCTGCTCAACCGTTCCGTGCGGTTTGCAGCCCATGCCTACATGGGCAACGTGCCGGCTCTCAGGGAGTTCGTCACGGCCATGGGCGCCTACCCCTTCACCGCAGGTGGCAACAGGAACGCCGACTATTTCCGGCAGACCAGCGACCTGCTTCTGGCCCGCCAGACCGTCGGCATCTTCCCGGAGGGACCGCAGCCGATGACCCAGGCCGGCAGCCCGCCGGCAAGTCTCAGCCCGTTTCACCGGGGCTTCGCCCACCTGGCCTACAGGGCTCCGGTGGATCGGTTGATGGTGCTGCCCGTGGCCATCGCCTCACGGGATGAGCATGCGTTCGGCCTGGCGCCGTTCCGTCTGTTCCAGTGGATGGACCCCAGCGAACCGTTGTTCGCGCAGCAGGGATGGCACCACGCCACGGTCTACCGGCAGGTGCACCTGACGGTGGGACATCCCGTTCTGATCGATGAACCGGCTCGCCGCCGCTATCGGGGCCGCCGGGGCGCTCTGCTGGCCCGGGAGCTCACCCGGCACTGCCGGGACGACATCGCCGCCATGCTCCGCCGTGCCTGTGTCTGA
- a CDS encoding chlorophyll a/b-binding protein produces MDNAPSRFGFVGFAETWNGRLAMLGFVIGLATELLTGQSILGQIGLG; encoded by the coding sequence ATGGACAACGCGCCTTCCCGCTTCGGGTTCGTTGGCTTCGCCGAAACCTGGAACGGTCGCCTCGCCATGCTCGGCTTCGTGATCGGTCTGGCCACCGAGCTCCTTACCGGTCAGAGCATCCTCGGTCAGATCGGACTCGGTTGA